One Hoplias malabaricus isolate fHopMal1 chromosome 12, fHopMal1.hap1, whole genome shotgun sequence genomic window, ctAAGGTTCTGTGTGTAGTGGGGTGTAACCAGGCTGAGGCAGTATTTTACACACGTGGGCTTGTTCTCTGAGTCAAACACCGAAacaccccctccacccccaacatacacacacgcacacacacacacacaaacatacacacacacaaacatacacacacacacacacacaaaaacatacatattCCAGACCTCACACATCCACATTCTGAAAACAGGCCTTGAGCGAAATGCCAGTTTCTACCACCCATATCCAAGCAAATattaaatgcataaataaatacattttttaaaaatgaatggttGGACTGGACTCATATGTAAGCAGTTCCACTGTGACTGACCCCTCTCTCCCCAGGAGCTCTCCTGCTGCAGGGCAGAGCGAAGTATGCCAATGTGGATGCTTTTAAGAGGTTCAAAGGAAGAGAACAAGTTGCTATGTGATGAATCAGACACTTCAAACACATGCTTTAAATTACAAGTACTGATGATAGAGAATATGTTTATGGTTCTATGCTGTGCAATATGTCTTCAATATAACCAGACTAAGAAAGTGTGCATGCCATGGATACATTTAAACTAAAccaaaaacaggaaataaactCTTTAAGGCACACAACTGGGTTTTAAAAGCACTGTAATACATTGGAAACTGTGGAAACATAACACTGTGTGTACCATTAGTGAACCAAAAACAAGTGTCTGTTTTTCTGACATTGTATCATCTATCAGCAAAGGACTGTTTGTTATATAACAGACTAATATCACTCACTTGAAAATTAAGCATGCATGAGTGGAACTGACTAAAAAGTTTTAAGAGATTCTGAATTGAGTTTACTGTCTTATCCAAGGTAAAAActgaaacgtgtgtgtgtgtgtgtgtgtgtgtgtagaaataAACATTAACTAAGATAACAGGGCATATGTTTTATTAATCAAGCAGTGACAGTTCATGTGTACTCATTTCTTCACAAATATACTTGCACATAATTAACATGCATGGACtatgaaaaatacaacaaccCTTTGTACTGATATTCAGAACACCACCAAAACTATTTGCTAGCTAAAAGACGTATAAGACTCTGTATTTCTGAGTTTATCTGCAATAAACCTAATATAACATTCAAAATCATCATAAAACCATGTCGCAGACATGATAATATgttcataaacattttatttaataatgttgTACATAATACAAAGATAATATAGTTAGGGGGAAATACATTGCTACAAAAACATCTTAATATATGTACATCCTTTAATAGCTTTAAAAGCTTTTTGCTTTAAAGAGGGttgtataaatgtaatataatgttttatttctttttcaaaggcagcaaattttaaattatgtatatAAAACTTGGCCATTAAAAGTATAAGATGTATtaaatatacatgtatatatttatttatatcattcTCTTTAAGACCAAATAATACATGTTCCCAAAGTAAGCAATATTTCTCATCAatcttataaataataaatgcattttCTTAAAGTGGTTGTCTCTGGAGAGCTGCTACAGAATGACCCCTCTGTTACAAAATCGTGGGGTTTaaactttataaaaataaatgtagctgGACGGATTTTATGTATACGTTTATATGATACTTCCTTATGTTCATAGTGACCAGCTATCGATTAGGAATTAACTATATCTTTTTCTATTGAATGTCTTTTTGAAACTGATTCCAATGAGGTGACGTTGCAATATCATTTGGAAACAGCGTCCTTATAGGTCTATATTTGTTAagaaactgaaaagaaaaagctATTTTATCTACAGGAGAATCTATTAGTGTAAGATTTGGGCAGTAACCGAACATATTATTCACAAATGCGCAAAACCGGTGCCATATCTAGCCCCGCCTACACACTGCAGCAGAGTGGTTTACTCTTCTAGCGGTCCTTTACGCCTAAATACTGCAGTTTAAATCCCAGCCAGGGTTTCCATTTTGGTTTTTTGGtcatttgttggttttaaaacgcattttaaatatgtatgaTATAGTCACGGCTGTAACCAATCTTGTATTGTGTAggtgcagtgagagagagagagagagagagagagagagagagagagagagagagacctgtcatAAAACCATTTCACTgagaataataagaagaaaaacaaagggtTAGGGCGAGGAGAGTAGAGGAGAAATAACTAGAACGAACGTGAAAAAGTTCGACTTGACGTGAAAAGAACGTAGCTCAGGATATTAAGGATAACAGCGATGTGCCCATTTTTACTGCAGCTGTGGCTCAGAGCGGCACAGAGCAAAGTTGACACACCCTGAATCAGTCCAGAAAACCAACACTGCACATTTTGGGATGGACATTTTCGTTACCCTGACGCCGGGGCGCATAGTAAGTCTTGTGGAGGGCGAGGCTTGGAACGGACTCAACACTTCGAGCCTGAATAAAAAGAGCTGACTCTGAACTGAAAGACTAGAGGAGCACAGCCTGCACGCAAATAAGGTAAgaaaagtctctttgttttgagcacaattcatttattatttctcTATAgttttctctggagtaatgAGCTCTGAATAAACGAACAGCATTCAGTCCACTGTACATTCAGCACAGTAGAATAACTACAGAAATGTAGGCTTATAAGAGTTATTTGGTCTTCTATCAAGCgatgtagaactacaaactaTATTTCCACTCTCTTATCTGGCCTACACCTTAAATTAATCGGTAAATGTGTCATTCTCCCCGTCATCTGAAAACTGAACGCTGTCAAGTATTTGGTTTTAGGTGCGAAGCAGCACTTGCTTGTTACGCATAAACTTccttaaatatattgtttaacCAAGCATGGTAAACACTACATTTTCCACAAGGAGGCACCTTTActaactgctccacaagggggggCTATTCAGTGCTTCGCATCAAAGACACTTGTGCCCTTGTTAAGTGCATATTTGACTTGTAACTCACACGTTAACACCTTCAAAATTGACAAAATGTTCCACGAGGGGCACTATTCAATACCTTGCATTATAGGCACCTTTCATCCTTGGTATTATAGGTAGATAGAGTAGGatcaagtatttttaaaatgaacttaATTTGCGATGATGTATTACTGTTGGTTTTACTGTGAATAGCAAGTTATCCGGTGTATTTTTTCATTACCTTGTTTGTTACATTCTGGACATATTTGCACATGAGTGTTTTGGGGCAGCCTCAGAATGAAACTAAAACTTTATTAAATCTACAACTGGTTTCTTTATTTCAGCCCTGCCCTTATAGGCTACAGTGGTCACTATGTATTAAGTTCAACTATCTTTAGATATTCTGGCCTCAGCTTTATGTGTCATCTCTCATAAACTGCAAACATCTGCctttaattcattgtctgtaactgcgtaTTCAGTTCACCCTTGTTATATAGTTgcaaaaaaattacaattaaatatttattttgaaacaaATGCATATTTCAGACACTTACTTTTATTAACCCTGCTTTCTAGTCTATTCTTGGCATTGGAAATGTTTTTTCCTTGTGAGCAGACACCAGACAgctaaaatatgaaaatgatgtCATTTCTTCAACTCTCATTCACCGTTTTATGATATCCATTTACCAATTGCATGCACTTTTTGTGGTTATACAATGACAGATTTATAGTCCAGCTGTTGTTCTGCATGCTGTGTTAGACTTTCACCTTGTTTTTCAATtgtcaggactcccacaggtCCACAAATGGGCACTGCAGTGTCACTCACATGACGGTGGAATGTTAGTACGGTGGCATGTTAGAGTACTTTATTTATCCCCAAGGGAAATTAGTGTTACAGCAGCAAGTTAAATAAATGACAAGACACAAATGAAAATCTGtgcaaataatataaaatgtgcaataatatttatagtgaaaataataatattaaaaagttAACTGTTCAATGTAACTGATATCCAATGTGTATTAAAAACCCAGAGAAGGAGTTTCCACCTTGTTGGGACAGAGAGTGACGTTGTAAATGGATTTTGTTGTTGGCAGGAATTATTTACTGTAGTGGTCCTTAttgcagtggagctgaaaaagcTTCTGACTGACTCATACCATTGTCTGTCCAGTAAGTTGTGTGTTGATTTGTCGATTATTTTGACCACTGACAATAGTtctgctggagcttttaaacagGTTCCTGTCACTACTGGACTGggaataatccaccaaccaataaTATTTAGTCAACAGCATCCTTGAAGAGAGATTGGAGGATGTCTAGCACAaacagtgcagcaacagatgagataCTGTTTATGATTTTGCATCTACAAGATGGGCTAACAAGGCTGGCATGTCTAAtatagtggccaatgagtggacacagtttttaaaaactccagcatcactgcagtGTTCAGATCCATCTGTACAAGACCAGCATACGCTAACACATTACCccctgcagagctgagaatgatccaccacacagaTAATATTAGCTTTGTGGTAGTATAGGGgatctgaccattgaagaacagggtgctagtacaaatacaaagtgcatctgtatttaaggtggagttgattaaatggacaatgagtgtaggacaaaaaaaatgtatgttatgACTGATCAGTTTACATTCAAAACTGTTGCCtaataaacagaagaaaaaaatttTAGGACCTCAAATTACATTGTTCCATGCTTAAGTAACTTGTACAAAAAAGCCACATATATGGATATTTGTTGGGAGTTGGCATTTATAGGCTTATCTATATTCTGGTTATTCCATTAGAGTAAATCAAGAGAAAATTACACATGgaattgacttatttttgtgaTGAAATGGTTTCGTATTAAAATGTTAGTTATCAGCTGAGGCACAGAGTATGTTGTCTAATATTACCTTGACTGACCTGTGGCAATGCCATTTCCTGTAGAGACTGACATAAGCTAAACCAAAGCCCAGAGTTTACCGCAATCATGGAAGAGTCAGGAAATaggaaagacagaaaaacaggaTACTGAGTTGATTTCTGAGGTCACGGTTTGCTGCATATAAAGTTGGGGTGTGGTTCAGTCCTATTAATCATTTTATCCTCCCGCTGTCACATTCTTTTCCTTCTCCcactgtcattctctctctctgtctctttctgtctgtctgaccttggctctttattttcttcattctaGTTGGCTCTGGCTGAAGATTGTTTGTGTAGCTGAGGTAACGGTGAGGTAATGCTCAAGACTGCACAGACCTTACAGAATTACAGAAGTATTCAAATTCAGTGCTGGACCTGAGTGGATCAGTGTAGAAGAACTGAACAGTTGAATACATCAAGGTGAAGTATAGccctacattttaatattttatggtATTTGAGCTTTGATTACTGACTAACAATTGTTTTATGAACTCTGGGGAATGTTTACATCTTCAGAGATCCATGCAGTTTAAACTAAAGATACAAATTTGGAAAAGCACATTGTAAtaactgtaaatgtgaaatgacttttttggcattttttttcAGCCACTGTCTCATTTCAAGCTTTGAGCTACAATGATGGAGGTGGAACAAGACTATGACAATTACACTTATGATTATCTGGAGTATGGAGACTTCGAGGAGCCTAAAGCTGGTGGTTATGTCCAGAAGGAGACTCTGCATATTATCTCAGTGCTCATCTACTCACTTGCATTTGTGCTTGGTTTAATTGGAAACGGCATTGTGATTTGGGTAACAGCATTCAAAAGCAAACGGACTATCAGTAGTTTGTGGTTGCAGAACCTGGCCATAGCGGATTTTGTGTTTGTACTTTTCCTTCCTGTCTCCATTGATTATGTGCTTCGTGACTTCAACTGGATCTTTGGATGGAATATGTGCAAGTTACATTCTTTTGTGTGTACAATAAACATGTATGCCAGTGTGTTGTTTCTCACTGTGCTCAGTTTGGATCGCTATGTGTCCCTGGTTCACCTTAGCTGGTGCCAAAGGTTCCGTACAGTGCAGTGGGCCCGGGCTGTGTGTGCACTGACCTGGATTGTGTCCATCCTGCTGAGCACACCAACTTTGATCTTCAGAGAAACTATCCAATTGCATAACAAGGTTGTGTGCTTCAACAACTTTCAAGATGAGAACGGACACATTGCAATTGAAAAGCATGTGTCTATAGTGCTGCTCCGCACTATAGTGGGTTTTCTTTTGCCATTAGCCACCATCAGTGTCACGGCTGTACTGCTGACCAGAAAAATGAAGCCGTCTGGCAAGGTGTGCCTGTCCAGCTTCTCCAAAACAGCCTCAGCCATTGTCCTGGCATTCTTCCTGTGCTGGGCGCCCTTCCACATCTTCAGTCTTATGGAACTCACCTTGCACCACTCGAAACAACTTCATTTAATTCTGATGGTGGGCTTCCCTCTGGCCACCAGCCTGGCATTTTTCAACAGCTGCCTTAACCCTGTACTCTATGTGCTGGTCAGTAAGAATGTGCGGGGTATCATCAAGACATCCTGCATGAACATTGCTAAGCAGTCTCTCAGAGAGTTCAACCAAAGCCTTACTGAGTCAGTGTCAGTTCCAGCAAACTGCTCTCCTGAAGAAGCTTCTGCCTGCTCCAATCTGAAGGCATCTACATCATCAGGAAACAGACAGACGACAGAGATTGATCTctaaaaatatttgttgtttgatcatattttaaatataatgtgtatGATTTATATATAACAAACTCAAAGCATTCagctttgcttgtttttttctgggTAACATTTAATAAAAGGAAGTTTTTTGTACTATGCTTTGGCACTTGCAGGAGCTGATATTGCAGTCACTGCCAGTGTTtgattaatataaaatgttcattGTAGAAAACCTGAGCAAGCACCATTTGCCCCATCCATGTTTCTCAGACTGCATGGGTGTAGAGACCTTTACTCTAAGCTCTAAGACAAAGACAAATAATCAGCTTTATATAGCACACCatgcagaattaaaaaaaaacccatatcaTTTGATTTGTTTGCTGTCATTGCCCTGTTTGTCTTTTTATGTGTTCATTTGTTAATGATctgacaaaaaagaaaacttgGCGATTTGTTCTGAGGAGGCATTTCTGCACCAGATagaatgtgtttattacagtACAATTTTAACAGTGTTgacttttataaataaaatgaaacttggatttgtattgttttattttttttcagtgttatcTTGTGATCAAATTATTTCCTTGGTTTAAATCCTCTTCCAGTGttaactgaaatatattttctgttcaggccattcttcttattattattatatattatttattatgtaatatttgCAAAACTGTGAAGCCTGTGGACTGAAGCTTAATCATTCTTCCTCTGCAAGTATCCAGGAACAAGAAGTCTGTGCATCCACAttcagtttatatttctgtatgaaAAACAATGCTTCTAAGATTTTACACTGCTGATGGATCAATATTTAAGCCAGAGTCCTATAGGCATAGAGGGGAAACATTTGATGAGCATTTTCATGAGAGCTTGTGCCAAGACAACAAACACTAATTCTGAGTTAGCTATTTTCTACTATATATAGGTTACAATTGAAACAATTGAATTGaaattgagtttttttttttgtctgaaaataAGATTTCTTCTTTTGTTTCCCACATGTTAAACATTATTGCTTTGGCTTTCTCTGGGTGGATTTTCAACCCGAGTCATTGctattttctgttgtttt contains:
- the cmklr2 gene encoding chemerin-like receptor 2, which produces MMEVEQDYDNYTYDYLEYGDFEEPKAGGYVQKETLHIISVLIYSLAFVLGLIGNGIVIWVTAFKSKRTISSLWLQNLAIADFVFVLFLPVSIDYVLRDFNWIFGWNMCKLHSFVCTINMYASVLFLTVLSLDRYVSLVHLSWCQRFRTVQWARAVCALTWIVSILLSTPTLIFRETIQLHNKVVCFNNFQDENGHIAIEKHVSIVLLRTIVGFLLPLATISVTAVLLTRKMKPSGKVCLSSFSKTASAIVLAFFLCWAPFHIFSLMELTLHHSKQLHLILMVGFPLATSLAFFNSCLNPVLYVLVSKNVRGIIKTSCMNIAKQSLREFNQSLTESVSVPANCSPEEASACSNLKASTSSGNRQTTEIDL